In Pseudodesulfovibrio sp. S3, the DNA window CCCCCCTCCCGCACAAGCCTCCCCCTACGACAGCAAGCCCTCCCGCCAACGCCCAGACCTCCCGGCAAACGAATGCACCAGCCCTTGATCGGAAGGCCTAGAAGCTGACGATGAAGGGGCGGCGGCTCTTTTGCCGGGGTCAGGGGATGTGGCTTGACGGGTCACGTCAGGGAGGGGAAGCGCCTATAGGCCAAGGCAGGGAGCCACCCCGAATCGATCAGCTTCTTGCCGCCGATCACCGGGCGGCCAAAATCCAAAGCCGCATTTTTTTGGTTCTTTTTTGGGGCGGCTCAGCCAAAAAAGAACCCCGCCGGGAGGGCTGAAAAAAAACATGGAGGAGCGATGAGCGACGGCTCTTCTTCAGACTTGCTGCAAGGGGAACACGCACACATCCGCGAAGAAGGACATGGAATGCCTTTGGGGCGGCAAGCCCCAAACAATGCCTCTCGCGCCAAAGGCGCACATCCCAAAACAAGAAGCCGCCCCCTGGGCGGCCTTCCTTATTCCTCAAGGCCGGTTGCCCGAAGCGAAAGCCCGCTACTTCTGGTAACGGGCATCACCAAATCCGAGAATCGGATAGAAAACAAAGGGCAGCAGGAAAATCCCGACCCCGAAAATGATGGGCAGGCCGAATTTCTTTGCAATGGCAAAGGAAAGCAGCAGGAGCAGGACGAGGTTGACCACCGGGATGAAGTAGCCGACGAACCAGTACCACTCTTTGCCGCCGATGCGGTTGAGGACCCAGAGGTTGTAAAAGGGGATGAGACATGCCCATCCATATTCGCCTGCTTTTTCGAACATCTTCCACAAGCCGATGACAACGGCGATCAATATGACGAGATAAATGAGAGTGCCCATGTGAAATCCTCCTGCTGACTGGTTAAACCGGCAATCTCTTGCTTCATAGCTTTGCGCGTGAACCAGG includes these proteins:
- a CDS encoding DUF5684 domain-containing protein, with product MGTLIYLVILIAVVIGLWKMFEKAGEYGWACLIPFYNLWVLNRIGGKEWYWFVGYFIPVVNLVLLLLLSFAIAKKFGLPIIFGVGIFLLPFVFYPILGFGDARYQK